Proteins encoded in a region of the Populus nigra chromosome 3, ddPopNigr1.1, whole genome shotgun sequence genome:
- the LOC133689775 gene encoding syntaxin-121-like, with protein MNNLFSGSFSRFHSEEASPDHHVIQMSEAQSTGGGVNLDKFFEDVESIKDELKELERLNENMRSSHEQSKTLHNARAVKDMRSKMDADVALALKRAKLIKVRLEALDRSNAANRSLPGCGPGSSSDRTRTSVVSGLRKKLKDLMESFNGLRQKISTEYRETVERRYFTVTGENPDEKTLDLLISTGESETFLQKAIQQQGRGRILDTINEIQERHDAVKDLENNLKELHQVFMDMAVLVEHQGEQLDDIESHVQRANSYVRGGTQQLQTARKLQRNSRKWTCYAIIILLIIILVVLLSVRPWENKK; from the exons ATGAATAACCTCTTTTCCGGCTCCTTCTCTCGCTTCCACAGCGAAGAAGCCTCCCCGGATCACCATGTAATTCAGATGTCCGAAGCGCAGTCCACCGGCGGTGGGGTTAACCTTGACAAGTTCTTTGAAGATGTAGAGTCGATCAAAGATGAGCTCAAGGAGTTGGAAAGACTTAATGAGAATATGCGGTCTTCACATGAGCAAAGTAAGACTCTGCACAACGCGAGGGCTGTCAAGGACATGAGGTCCAAGATGGATGCTGATGTTGCTCTGGCGTTGAAAAGGGCAAAGCTGATCAAGGTCCGGTTAGAGGCCTTGGACCGCTCTAATGCAGCGAACCGGAGTCTTCCTGGGTGTGGACCGGGGTCTTCTTCGGATAGGACTAGGACTTCGGTGGTGAGTGGATTGAGGAAGAAGTTGAAGGATTTGATGGAGAGTTTTAATGGGTTGAGACAGAAGATATCCACGGAGTATAGAGAGACTGTGGAGAGAAGGTATTTTACTGTGACTGGTGAAAATCCTGATGAGAAGACTCTTGATCTGTTGATCTCTACAG GTGAGAGTGAGACATTTCTCCAGAAAGCAATTCAACAACAGGGGAGAGGCAGGATTTTGGACACGATAAATGAAATTCAGGAAAGGCATGATGCTGTGAAAGATTTGGAAAACAATCTAAAGGAGCTTCACCAAGTGTTTATGGACATGGCAGTATTGGTTGAACATCAAGGCGAACAATTGGATGACATTGAGAGCCATGTGCAAAGAGCTAATTCTTATGTGCGGGGCGGCACCCAGCAGCTGCAGACTGCCAGGAAACTACAGAGAAATTCCAGGAAATGGACTTGTTATGCCATTATTATATTGCTGATCATCATATTGGTGGTGCTCCTCTCTGTGCGGCCGTGGGAGAACAAGAAGTGA
- the LOC133689774 gene encoding transcription factor bHLH91-like, giving the protein MYEETACFETNNSIVEGGNDDGFCQVSPFMTGSSTTSSFEESLKLSMEELSNHYHQEESAAAASMEEIQLQHHMAFNNNCHHLMEQYPTNHHQVLSYDHPSNWDPNTIQFQEMHQVLDQNGNFNATANTPSSLLPDLLNLFNLPRCTSTSTLLPNSSISFTNPAHKTPPGFMGVDSTSVLFDSNPLAPQFRELVHSLPPHGYGLPAPLFGGGQGGDHVDGLSGGGLSYQDGGHGDEVFEFTAEMACIGKGIRKSGKVTKHFATERQRREHLNGKYTALRNLVPNPSKNDRASVVGDAINYIKELLRTVEELKLLVEKKRNGRERIKRRKTEEDGGVDVLENSNTKVEQDQSTYNNGSLRSSWLQRKSKHTEVDVRLIEDEVTIKLVQRKKVNCLLSVSKVLDELQLDLHHAAGGLIGDYYSFLFNTKINEGSCVYASGIANKLLEVVDRQYVSSTSVPAGSC; this is encoded by the exons ATGTATGAAGAGACAGCCTGCTTTGAAACCAACAACTCCATAGTAGAAGGTGGGAATGATGATGGGTTTTGTCAAGTTTCACCATTCATGACAGGTAGCAGTACCACAAGCAGCTTCGAAGAAAGTCTCAAGCTCTCCATGGAAGAGCTCTCTAATCATTACCACCAAGAAGaatctgctgctgctgcctcTATGGAAGAAATTCAACTTCAACATCACATGGCTTTTAACAACAACTGCCACCATTTAATGGAACAGTACCCTACAAATCATCATCAAGTCCTGTCATATGACCACCCCTCAAATTGGGATCCCAATACCATTCAATTCCAAGAGATGCACCAAGTACTTGATCAAAATGGCAACTTTAATGCTACTGCTAATACACCATCCTCCTTGCTACCTGACCTTCTCAATCTTTTCAACCTTCCCAGATGCACATCAACATCCACTTTGCTTCCGAATTCATCAATTTCCTTTACAAACCCTGCCCATAAGACTCCCCCGGGCTTTATGGGGGTGGACAGTACATCTGTGCTTTTCGACTCGAACCCACTTGCTCCACAGTTTAGGGAATTGGTTCATTCTTTACCACCACATGGCTATGGTTTGCCTGCACCCTTGTTTGGCGGTGGCCAAGGGGGTGATCACGTGGATGGACTAAGTGGAGGAGGTCTAAGTTACCAAGATGGGGGTCATGGAGATGAGGTTTTTGAGTTTACTGCAGAAATGGCTTGTATTGGCAAGGGAATCAGGAAATCTGGCAAAGTTACAAAGCATTTTGCAACAGAACGCCAAAGGAGAGAGCACTTGAATGGAAAGTATACTGCCTTGAGGAACTTGGTTCCAAATCCTTCCAAG AATGATAGGGCATCTGTGGTTGGAGATGCAATTAACTATATCAAAGAACTTCTTCGGACGGTTGAGGAGCTGAAATTACTcgtggagaagaagagaaacggCAGAGAGAGAATCAAAAGGCGCAAGACTGAAGAAGATGGTGGGGTAGACGTTCTTGAGAATTCTAACACGAAGGTTGAACAAGATCAGTCAACATACAATAATGGTTCATTAAGGAGTTCTTGGCTTCAGAGGAAATCCAAGCATACCGAGGTAGATGTTCGCCTAATCGAAGATGAAGTTACAATTAAACTTGTTCAGAGAAAGAAGGTTAATTGCTTGTTATCTGTTTCCAAAGTCCTTGATGAGCTTCAGCTTGATCTCCACCATGCTGCTGGTGGCCTTATTGGGGATTACTACAGCTTTCTGTTCAACACTAAG ATAAACGAAGGATCATGTGTTTATGCTAGTGGAATAGCCAACAAACTGCTTGAGGTTGTGGACAGACAGTATGTATCCAGTACCAGTGTACCAGCAGGCAGTTGTTAG